Proteins from one Bos taurus isolate L1 Dominette 01449 registration number 42190680 breed Hereford chromosome 7, ARS-UCD2.0, whole genome shotgun sequence genomic window:
- the LOC107132619 gene encoding histone H2B type 1-C/E/F/G/I-like, whose amino-acid sequence MPEPAKSAPAPKKGSKKAVTKAQKKDGKKRKSSRKESYWVYVYKVLKQVHPDTGISSKAMGIMSSFVKDIFKRIAGEASRLAHYNKRSTITSREIQTAVRLLLPGELAKHAVSEGTKAVTKYTSSK is encoded by the coding sequence ATGCCTGAACCGGCTAAGTCTGCTCCTGCCCCTAAAAAGGGCTctaaaaaagctgtgaccaaggcccagaagaaggATGGCAAGAAGCGCAAGAGCAGCCGCAAGGAGAGCTACTGGGTGTATGTGTACAAGGTGCTGAAGCAAGTCCATCCGGACACTGGCATCTCGTCCAAGGCCATGGGAATCATGAGCTCCTTTGTCAAGGACATTTTCAAGCGCATAGCTGGTGAGGCATCACGCCTGGCGCATTACAACAAGCGCTCGACTATCACATCTAGGGAGATCCAGACCGCTGTgcgcttgctgctacctggggagctggccaagcacgccgtgtccgagggcactaaggctgtcaccaagtataccagctccaagtaa